A portion of the Simkania negevensis Z genome contains these proteins:
- a CDS encoding DMT family transporter: MSFPSISSKSQNFTLIWLWVSIVIFAASDAVVAKIGELGALHPTPNGQNPISFCNLFFAGNLLAGISLFIVYRKHWNPAELSQISLKLWICMFLLIILSGVLAPAFYFLALMLTEVNNVVLISTVEVPMTLLFAYIFFREKALPSAIIGALVAFGGIVLVFLIDQSPMENRMSTKMLDVGNPAMNHFLQTFPKSGEILTALATLLGIIAVQMSRSLLQTVSAGIFTVLRMVLGVAIFFTIAISVFGPHHFDDLFSPFLWGWMLIYGALIIVVGELTWFKGIKKATSTDISMATALTPVAGVIFAYLVLGEIPHKGQIIGGIVILLGIGISLFGELRKEGRKVKHERPTSFTGV; encoded by the coding sequence ATGAGCTTCCCTTCGATTTCCTCCAAATCCCAAAATTTCACTCTTATCTGGCTTTGGGTCTCCATTGTCATCTTTGCAGCCTCTGATGCTGTTGTCGCTAAAATTGGTGAGCTAGGAGCTCTGCATCCTACTCCAAATGGTCAAAACCCCATCTCTTTTTGTAACCTTTTCTTCGCAGGGAACCTTCTTGCTGGAATTTCTTTATTTATCGTCTATCGAAAACACTGGAATCCAGCTGAACTGAGTCAAATCTCCTTAAAACTGTGGATTTGCATGTTTCTTCTGATCATACTATCTGGCGTTCTTGCTCCTGCATTCTATTTTCTCGCATTGATGCTTACCGAAGTGAATAACGTTGTTTTGATCTCAACAGTTGAGGTCCCTATGACTCTTTTATTTGCATACATTTTCTTTCGTGAGAAAGCGCTGCCTTCAGCTATTATCGGAGCCCTAGTCGCCTTTGGAGGGATTGTCCTCGTCTTCTTGATTGATCAATCACCTATGGAAAATCGGATGTCCACAAAAATGCTCGATGTGGGGAATCCTGCTATGAACCACTTTTTACAAACCTTTCCAAAATCAGGAGAAATCTTAACGGCACTAGCCACTTTGCTTGGAATTATTGCTGTTCAAATGAGCCGCTCTCTACTTCAAACTGTTTCAGCTGGGATTTTTACTGTCCTACGTATGGTCTTAGGAGTTGCGATTTTCTTCACCATTGCTATCTCAGTTTTTGGGCCTCACCACTTTGATGATCTTTTTTCTCCCTTTCTTTGGGGATGGATGCTTATTTATGGAGCCTTGATCATTGTTGTCGGAGAGCTTACTTGGTTTAAAGGGATAAAAAAGGCAACCTCAACAGACATCTCCATGGCTACAGCTCTAACACCTGTTGCTGGAGTTATTTTTGCTTATCTTGTTTTGGGAGAAATCCCCCACAAGGGGCAAATTATTGGGGGGATTGTCATTTTGCTCGGAATTGGAATCAGTCTCTTTGGAGAACTACGAAAAGAAGGTAGAAAAGTTAAACATGAACGCCCCACCTCCTTTACAGGAGTTTAA
- a CDS encoding MFS transporter, whose translation MKKGSAMSWWIWTLTVVFLFYEFFIRVFPTAMVTELMAAFSVTAGTLGTLSAFYFYAYAPMQIPVGILMDRFGARKLLTFASLICALGSFMFALSPHLPMAELGRLLMGIGSAFGFVGMVYVSSHWFPADKLALLVGLGNSIGMLGAVGAEGPLTLTVASIGWRYTLHIFGIFGVILAFAIYLFIRREPQRMKRGEGKHATLKLVHKLKMVCSNYKTYLNAVIALLYYMTTAGFASLWGIPFLVQKYGMEKTLAGYAVSMIFVGWIVGGPLIGLVSDRFSKRKPLLFGSLILTAASIVPVIYVDNLFTEALFFLLFFVGFFSSAQLLHFSLAIELNPIEAKGTSIAMTNFIVAVGSSIIQPLLGYLLDLGWDGVMKNGVPFYSASDYRQAMVVFPITLLLALFLLLFLKERKHQKEKIAEMIGLD comes from the coding sequence ATGAAAAAAGGCTCTGCAATGAGCTGGTGGATTTGGACTCTAACGGTTGTTTTTCTCTTTTATGAGTTTTTCATCCGAGTCTTTCCAACAGCCATGGTGACTGAACTCATGGCAGCCTTTTCTGTGACGGCTGGAACTTTAGGAACACTGAGTGCATTTTATTTCTACGCCTATGCGCCTATGCAAATCCCCGTGGGGATTTTAATGGACCGTTTTGGAGCGCGCAAACTGCTCACTTTTGCTTCTCTCATTTGTGCACTGGGAAGTTTTATGTTTGCTTTGTCTCCTCACTTACCCATGGCTGAATTGGGACGGCTTTTGATGGGGATTGGTTCTGCTTTTGGTTTTGTTGGGATGGTGTATGTTTCTTCTCATTGGTTTCCAGCGGATAAGCTTGCCCTTTTAGTCGGTTTGGGAAATTCGATTGGGATGTTAGGAGCTGTTGGTGCTGAAGGGCCTCTAACGCTAACTGTTGCATCTATCGGATGGCGCTACACCTTACATATTTTTGGAATCTTTGGAGTGATTCTAGCTTTTGCGATCTACTTGTTCATTCGAAGAGAACCACAACGGATGAAAAGAGGCGAAGGGAAACATGCGACTCTAAAGCTCGTTCATAAACTAAAAATGGTTTGTTCAAACTATAAAACCTACCTCAATGCCGTGATTGCTCTTCTTTACTACATGACAACAGCCGGCTTTGCATCTCTTTGGGGAATTCCATTTTTGGTCCAAAAATATGGAATGGAGAAAACCCTGGCAGGTTATGCTGTTTCTATGATCTTTGTCGGTTGGATTGTTGGAGGGCCTCTCATTGGTCTTGTTTCCGATCGTTTTAGTAAAAGGAAGCCACTTCTCTTTGGAAGCCTTATTCTCACCGCGGCTTCAATTGTTCCTGTGATTTATGTGGATAATCTTTTTACTGAAGCCTTGTTTTTTCTCCTCTTTTTTGTAGGTTTTTTCTCTTCAGCCCAACTCCTTCACTTCTCCTTAGCAATTGAGTTAAACCCTATTGAGGCAAAAGGAACGAGCATTGCGATGACGAACTTTATTGTGGCAGTGGGATCTTCTATCATTCAGCCTTTACTTGGATACTTACTCGATTTGGGCTGGGATGGTGTGATGAAAAACGGGGTGCCGTTTTATTCTGCGTCAGATTACAGGCAAGCAATGGTTGTATTTCCGATAACATTGCTTCTTGCTCTTTTCCTTCTTCTTTTTCTCAAAGAGAGGAAGCATCAAAAGGAAAAAATTGCCGAGATGATTGGTTTAGATTAA
- a CDS encoding DMT family transporter, producing MSTPTKPPAPRNLTLFWLWISILIFAASNAVVAKIGELGTMHPTPSGHNPISFCNLFFAGNVLAGITLLIVYRKNWKLNELKQVPLKLWICMLVLILFAGVLAPAFYFMALMLTEVTNVVLISTIDVPLSLFFAYLFFREKARLTAVLGALIAFGGIILIFFLNQPPMENRMTMKMIDVGNPAVNHFLQMLPKSGEILTTLATLMSIIAVQISRSLLQSVSVGIFSVLRMIVGVILFSIIVMSVFGVHHFDELFSPFLWQWMLVYGALIIVVGQITWYKGVKKASSADISMATALTPIAGTLFAYLILGEIPNKAQIIGGIVILIGIGVSLIGEVRAARRKVTHERPGSFEGI from the coding sequence ATGAGCACTCCCACAAAGCCTCCAGCTCCTCGTAATTTGACTCTCTTCTGGCTTTGGATCTCCATCTTGATCTTTGCTGCATCAAATGCCGTCGTCGCAAAAATAGGTGAACTTGGGACTATGCACCCCACACCATCTGGTCATAATCCGATCTCTTTTTGTAACCTCTTTTTTGCAGGGAATGTCCTTGCTGGAATCACACTCCTTATCGTTTACCGCAAAAACTGGAAACTGAATGAGCTAAAACAAGTTCCACTGAAGCTGTGGATTTGTATGCTTGTTCTGATTCTCTTTGCCGGAGTTCTAGCTCCTGCATTTTACTTTATGGCTCTCATGCTTACAGAAGTTACAAACGTCGTTTTGATCTCGACAATCGATGTCCCTCTCAGTCTCTTTTTCGCCTATCTATTTTTTCGAGAAAAAGCCCGTCTCACAGCTGTTCTTGGCGCCCTGATTGCATTCGGAGGAATCATTCTCATTTTCTTTCTCAATCAACCTCCAATGGAAAATCGGATGACAATGAAAATGATCGATGTAGGAAATCCTGCTGTGAACCACTTTTTACAAATGCTTCCAAAGAGTGGAGAAATTTTAACGACATTAGCAACATTGATGAGTATCATCGCCGTTCAGATCAGTCGTTCTCTTCTCCAAAGTGTTTCGGTTGGAATCTTTAGCGTCCTTCGCATGATTGTCGGAGTGATCCTTTTTTCGATTATTGTCATGTCAGTTTTTGGAGTACACCATTTTGATGAACTCTTTTCTCCTTTTCTCTGGCAATGGATGCTTGTCTATGGAGCGCTGATCATTGTTGTGGGTCAGATCACGTGGTATAAAGGGGTAAAAAAAGCTTCTTCTGCAGACATCTCTATGGCAACTGCACTCACACCAATTGCAGGAACCCTCTTTGCTTACCTCATTTTAGGTGAAATTCCCAACAAAGCTCAAATTATTGGGGGAATCGTTATCTTGATTGGGATTGGAGTGAGTCTAATCGGCGAAGTCAGAGCAGCACGTAGAAAGGTAACGCATGAACGCCCCGGCTCTTTCGAAGGGATTTAA
- a CDS encoding glucose-6-phosphate isomerase, whose translation MSAFNEYEATKRLKELAEKPIDLSKEGALTPKRLEQMVASNLNLKLFYGTERVTEKVMDALCDLAKEAKVIDKMHAMQNGEIINKIEGYESEERSVLHTAMRDFFDRRVEAEAAKKASTEAYAELEKLKMFLDTIDKQNFTDIIQVGIGGSELGPKAIYLGLEAFSRPNRRAHFVSNVDPDDAANVLNRVDLGKTLVVIVSKSGSTLETRTNEELVRKRFLDVGLSPQNHIIAVTGKGSPMDDPKKYRASFYMWDFVGGRYSVTSMVGCVTLAFAIGMEKLLEFLKGAHAMDKVALNEDPYQNLPLLSALLGIWNHNFLGLPTTAVIPYSQAMSRFPAHLQQCDMESNGKRIDKQGKLLDHWTGPIIWGEPGTNGQHSFYQLIHQGTIPVPVEFVGFCKSQRGIDNEYEGTTSQEKLLSNLFAQSIGLATGKKSDNPNKEFPGNRPTRILMAKQCDPYSIGAILALYEHKVAFQGFVWNINSFDQEGVQLGKVLANKIISQFQKMRKGEEFEKDFPLGAVYLNHLKEF comes from the coding sequence ATGTCTGCGTTCAATGAATATGAAGCTACAAAGAGACTGAAAGAGTTAGCAGAAAAACCAATTGATCTTTCGAAAGAGGGGGCTCTTACTCCTAAGCGATTGGAGCAAATGGTTGCATCGAATTTAAATCTTAAGCTTTTTTATGGAACAGAGCGGGTGACGGAGAAGGTCATGGATGCACTTTGTGACCTAGCGAAAGAAGCCAAAGTGATTGACAAGATGCATGCCATGCAAAATGGGGAAATCATCAATAAGATTGAGGGGTATGAAAGTGAAGAGCGATCTGTTTTGCATACGGCGATGCGCGATTTTTTTGACCGTCGTGTTGAAGCTGAGGCTGCCAAGAAGGCTTCGACGGAAGCGTATGCAGAGCTTGAGAAATTAAAGATGTTTCTCGATACAATCGATAAGCAAAACTTTACTGATATTATTCAAGTGGGGATTGGGGGATCTGAATTAGGACCAAAAGCCATTTATCTGGGGTTAGAGGCTTTTAGTCGACCAAATCGGCGCGCGCATTTCGTTTCAAATGTCGATCCCGATGATGCAGCAAATGTCTTGAATCGGGTCGATTTGGGTAAGACGCTCGTGGTTATTGTATCTAAATCTGGCTCAACACTAGAGACACGGACAAATGAAGAGCTAGTAAGAAAACGATTTCTCGACGTAGGACTTTCTCCGCAAAATCATATCATTGCGGTGACCGGAAAGGGGAGTCCGATGGATGATCCAAAAAAATACCGGGCATCATTTTACATGTGGGACTTTGTGGGTGGTCGTTACTCTGTCACTTCGATGGTAGGCTGTGTTACCCTTGCATTTGCAATTGGAATGGAAAAGCTCCTTGAGTTCTTAAAGGGAGCCCATGCAATGGATAAAGTGGCTCTCAATGAAGATCCCTATCAAAACCTTCCTCTTCTTTCAGCTCTACTTGGAATTTGGAACCACAATTTCTTAGGGCTACCGACAACAGCTGTGATCCCTTATTCGCAAGCCATGTCCCGCTTTCCTGCCCATTTGCAGCAATGTGACATGGAGTCGAATGGAAAACGGATCGATAAACAGGGGAAGCTATTAGATCATTGGACTGGGCCGATCATCTGGGGTGAGCCCGGGACAAATGGGCAACATTCGTTTTATCAGCTCATTCACCAGGGAACCATTCCTGTTCCTGTTGAATTTGTCGGTTTTTGTAAGTCGCAACGGGGGATAGATAATGAGTATGAAGGAACCACTTCTCAAGAAAAGCTTTTATCGAATCTGTTTGCGCAGTCTATTGGACTTGCTACTGGAAAAAAGAGTGATAACCCCAATAAAGAGTTTCCAGGAAATCGCCCAACGCGCATTTTAATGGCAAAGCAGTGTGATCCCTATTCGATAGGGGCGATTTTAGCCCTTTATGAGCACAAAGTAGCTTTTCAAGGGTTTGTCTGGAATATCAATTCTTTCGATCAAGAAGGGGTTCAACTCGGTAAGGTTTTGGCAAATAAAATCATCTCTCAGTTTCAAAAAATGCGCAAAGGGGAAGAGTTTGAAAAAGATTTTCCTCTCGGAGCAGTCTATCTCAATCATCTTAAGGAGTTTTAG
- a CDS encoding protein kinase family protein, producing MTTVQTLGQETTYVPLRAELQVRERQVKILSDTPLETSFYIYGKAINAITYAFFSFLMPVLYTIFSSFRHHVVEMINLKGDLAQNKFDALQKILDHPDYDEIVLYADRKDYIAFYAQAQRLGRNQTTQPEVLELARQLIPYSLIECVKDKAMEFAKEAGSSLCEEFKAIRTDEPGEFLRQATAQAEGYPEVQKKLQLLKLATLHQMDLSKELVINCAKETLAKNGFDETKLRETLEVLTNKAAQKKDVKQFLIEEKTFGTDPSSKIFQAGYLVLMNHLEPYRDRQFAVVFFDLIQNLRNSSDEGRYGYNVGHKIRDLAFLASQSPLYQRMQNQSGRSNLFVALLQDLCTTLQMKVPGMRELRQLGGMYLDQIKEAQGEFPEEGQKITYLAKSLDRALEKHRKFSFESFRDRALTDNGHFDLGVGQFQVGDRTLHAAFGPTHKNDKALEMHLESLKERGGIHLHQGLAASSFSLRQLASEYPTVMRVFSMPLDGFSHLSEEEKRYFLQFKTAEEFLMKYAKYALCNQTSEDPTPMREISTENHLKYTGTNDNGFYFGQNVMSTDQFKLAFEKSVEAFSHVNPAVEDPERLARALQLGAQGFLTVGAIVKTLQDLPPGQKDQFLSATYKQAFEKNVDRGIVMHVLIEVYFHLLSGDPLTEEAIQEMIGAVIARAELIVGYKVTMSDYQQLSDLLRMIGADETRVRKALQSYVKDGFAAHSVCKFEPLLTQAPDRAKRRKITTEREIFEGRKQHPPTLNKGSYGSVIYRDRKGKPYGIFKAIDAHFSFGKRFKSKALHLMRITGQEGYLPLPEMRQVGAMISERATYLLDHAFDAHSVPKTEIIYAQGHKGSFQHFVHGYKEAQEVDLPTEVTESELTQFQKFAIIDYILGNLDRKEDNWMVKMSEDGKSIDDIKMIDNANCFPRGHLPLSYLPDGSTWNQYAWKSLPLSEKPLTKNTMHFIESLTGSKVARLIQTWKRDLGREYFEAFFGGDEGEVIKAFLDRVNVVRKFKEQSELAPQNVRELATYNTYEAIDGYLGSERKAARAQYTLPTYS from the coding sequence ATGACAACTGTACAGACTTTAGGTCAAGAAACGACTTATGTACCACTGCGAGCAGAACTACAGGTTCGAGAAAGACAAGTAAAAATTTTAAGCGACACTCCTCTCGAAACGTCCTTCTACATTTATGGAAAGGCGATAAATGCAATTACTTATGCATTTTTCAGTTTCTTGATGCCTGTTCTCTACACGATTTTCAGCTCTTTTCGCCACCATGTGGTCGAGATGATTAACCTCAAAGGAGACTTAGCTCAAAATAAATTTGATGCTCTCCAAAAGATCCTAGATCACCCTGACTATGATGAAATTGTACTCTACGCAGACCGTAAAGACTATATCGCGTTTTACGCTCAAGCACAAAGATTGGGGCGTAATCAAACGACACAGCCAGAAGTTTTAGAACTTGCTCGTCAACTCATTCCATACTCTCTCATAGAATGTGTGAAAGACAAAGCTATGGAGTTTGCAAAAGAGGCGGGATCTTCTTTGTGTGAGGAATTCAAAGCCATTCGCACCGATGAGCCAGGGGAATTTTTGCGTCAGGCGACTGCGCAGGCAGAGGGATATCCTGAAGTTCAAAAGAAGCTCCAGCTTCTTAAATTAGCCACTCTACATCAGATGGATCTTTCAAAGGAACTCGTCATTAATTGCGCGAAAGAGACTTTAGCAAAAAATGGTTTTGATGAGACAAAGCTCCGAGAAACACTCGAGGTTTTAACGAATAAGGCTGCACAGAAAAAAGATGTGAAACAGTTTCTTATTGAAGAGAAGACTTTTGGCACCGATCCTTCTTCTAAAATATTTCAAGCCGGTTACCTTGTATTGATGAACCATTTAGAACCCTATCGCGATAGACAATTTGCTGTTGTTTTTTTTGATTTGATTCAGAATTTACGTAACTCTTCTGATGAAGGCCGGTATGGTTACAATGTTGGTCATAAAATCCGCGATTTGGCTTTTTTAGCTTCTCAGTCTCCTCTTTATCAAAGGATGCAAAATCAATCTGGTCGATCTAATCTGTTTGTAGCTCTTTTGCAAGATCTTTGTACAACACTTCAAATGAAAGTTCCAGGCATGAGAGAACTGAGGCAATTAGGAGGAATGTACTTGGATCAAATCAAGGAAGCTCAAGGGGAGTTTCCGGAAGAAGGGCAAAAAATAACCTATCTTGCTAAATCCTTGGATCGGGCTCTTGAGAAGCATCGGAAATTTTCGTTTGAGTCTTTTAGAGACCGCGCTTTAACAGACAATGGTCATTTTGATTTAGGGGTGGGACAGTTTCAAGTAGGAGATCGAACTCTTCACGCCGCATTTGGTCCGACACATAAGAATGATAAGGCGCTCGAAATGCATCTTGAGTCATTAAAAGAGCGAGGAGGAATCCACTTACATCAAGGGTTGGCAGCTTCCTCTTTTTCGTTGCGGCAATTAGCCTCCGAGTATCCTACTGTCATGCGAGTTTTTTCGATGCCCTTAGATGGTTTTTCCCATCTGTCTGAAGAAGAAAAACGGTATTTTCTTCAGTTTAAGACAGCAGAAGAATTTCTGATGAAGTACGCAAAATACGCTTTGTGTAACCAAACGTCAGAAGATCCGACCCCAATGCGAGAAATTTCTACAGAAAATCACCTCAAGTATACAGGAACAAATGACAACGGGTTTTACTTTGGGCAGAATGTGATGAGTACTGACCAGTTCAAGCTTGCCTTTGAAAAAAGTGTAGAGGCCTTTTCCCATGTGAATCCAGCTGTGGAAGATCCTGAGCGATTAGCCCGCGCTTTGCAGCTTGGGGCTCAAGGTTTTTTGACGGTTGGGGCCATTGTGAAAACTTTGCAAGATCTTCCTCCTGGTCAAAAAGATCAGTTTTTGAGTGCGACTTACAAACAAGCTTTTGAGAAAAATGTTGATCGAGGAATTGTGATGCATGTCCTCATCGAAGTCTATTTTCACTTGCTTTCAGGAGACCCTTTAACAGAAGAGGCCATTCAGGAAATGATAGGAGCTGTGATTGCTCGGGCAGAGCTAATTGTAGGGTACAAAGTCACAATGAGTGATTATCAACAGCTCAGTGATTTATTGCGGATGATTGGCGCTGATGAAACCCGTGTCCGGAAGGCCCTTCAAAGTTACGTGAAAGATGGGTTTGCAGCCCACTCAGTTTGTAAATTTGAACCTTTACTCACCCAAGCACCTGATCGGGCAAAACGACGAAAGATCACAACTGAGCGAGAAATTTTTGAGGGACGAAAACAACATCCACCTACTTTGAACAAAGGGTCCTATGGATCGGTGATTTATCGAGATCGGAAGGGGAAACCATATGGAATTTTTAAAGCGATCGACGCCCATTTTTCTTTCGGAAAACGGTTTAAATCAAAAGCCTTACATTTGATGAGAATAACAGGGCAGGAAGGGTATCTCCCACTCCCTGAAATGCGTCAAGTTGGAGCCATGATTTCTGAAAGAGCGACCTACTTACTTGATCATGCATTTGATGCTCATTCTGTTCCGAAAACAGAGATCATCTATGCTCAGGGGCATAAAGGATCGTTTCAACATTTTGTGCATGGCTATAAAGAAGCTCAAGAAGTGGACCTTCCAACAGAGGTGACAGAAAGTGAACTAACTCAATTTCAGAAGTTTGCCATTATCGACTATATTCTTGGGAATCTCGACCGAAAAGAAGATAATTGGATGGTCAAAATGTCAGAAGATGGGAAGAGCATTGACGACATCAAAATGATTGATAATGCCAATTGTTTCCCAAGAGGGCATTTGCCTCTTTCTTACCTTCCTGATGGATCGACTTGGAATCAATATGCTTGGAAAAGTCTCCCCCTTTCGGAAAAACCCCTTACCAAAAACACCATGCATTTTATCGAATCTTTGACCGGGTCTAAAGTTGCTAGGCTCATTCAAACTTGGAAAAGAGATCTAGGGCGGGAATATTTCGAGGCATTTTTTGGAGGAGATGAAGGGGAAGTCATCAAAGCCTTTCTTGATCGGGTCAATGTTGTACGCAAATTCAAAGAGCAATCGGAGTTAGCTCCACAAAATGTCAGAGAGCTTGCTACTTACAATACCTACGAAGCGATCGATGGATACCTAGGCTCAGAGAGAAAAGCTGCTCGAGCTCAATATACCTTACCCACATATAGTTGA